The region GCCGTGCTCGCGCTCGTCGGGCCTCCCGGCGTCGGCAAGACGTCCCTGGGTGAGTCCGTGGCGCACGCGCTCGGCCGCAAGTTCGTCCGCGTCGCCCTCGGCGGTGTGCGGGACGAGGCGGAGATCCGCGGGCACCGGCGCACCTACGTCGGGGCGCTTCCCGGCCGGATCGTCCGAGCCATCCGCGAGGCCGGTTCGATGAACCCGGTCGTGCTGCTGGACGAGATCGACAAGGTCGGCAGCGACTACCGGGGCGACCCCTCGGCCGCGCTGCTGGAGGTGCTGGACCCGGCGCAGAACCACACGTTCCGCGACCACTACCTCGAGGTCGACCTGGACCTGTCGAACGTCCTGTTCCTGGCCACCGCGAACGTCCACGACACCATCCCCGGCCCGCTCGCGGACCGTATGGAGATCGTGACGCTCGACGGCTACACCGAGGCCGAGAAGATCGCGATCGCGCGTGACCACCTGCTGCCGCGGCAGATCGAGAAGGCCGGTCTGGAGACCTCCGACGTGGAGTTCTCCGAGGTCGCGCTGGGCATGATCGCCGCCGAGTACACCCGCGAGGCGGGCGTGCGGCAGCTGGAGCGGGGCCTGGCGAAGGTCCTGCGGAAGGCCGCCGTCGCGCTGGACTCCGGCACCGAGGCGCCGATCCACGTCGACGCCCAGACCCTGGTCAAGTACCTCGGGCGGCCGCGGTTCACCCCGGAGTCCGCGGAGCGCACGTCGGTTCCCGGCGTCGCCACCGGGCTGGCCGTGACCGGAGCGGGCGGTGACGTCCTCTTCATCGAGGCCACGGCGATGGACGGCGACCCGGGTCTGACGATCACCGGGCAGCTGGGCGAGGTCATGACCGAGTCCGTCTCGATCGCGCTCTCGTACCTGCGGTCCCGTGGGCTCGCCGGCGACCTGGCGTCGAAGAAGCTGCACGTCCACGTGCCGGCCGGCGCGGTCCCGAAGGACGGGCCGAGCGCGGGCGTCACGATGACGACGGCGCTGGCGTCGCTCGCGTCGGGGCGTCCGGTGAAGTCGTCGGTCGGGATGACCGGCGAGGTCACGCTGCAGGGCAAGGTCCTGCCGATCGGCGGGGTCAAGCAGAAGCTGCTGGCCGCCCACCGTGCCGGACTGACGGACGTGATCATCCCGAAGCGCAACGAGCCCGACCTCGACGACCTGCCGGAGTCGGTGCGCGGTGAGCTGCGGGTCCACCCCGTGGCGGACGTCGCGGAGGTCCTGGAGCTGGCCCTGGAGCCGGCGCAGGAGCACGCCGCGGCCTGACCGCCTGATCTCATGAACGGCACTCTCGTGCGGACCTACCGCACGAGGGTGCCGTTCGTCGTATCCGGGCCGATCGGCCTGCGTCCGCGGAAGAGCACGCGGCGGCCGTCGCACCCCGCCACCCTGGGGGATCTGCGGCTGAGAGCCTCTACCTCGACGAACTGCCCGATCGACCGCGGCGGGCCCGCCCGCCGCGCCATTTGTGGTGTATCTCACTTTTGCTGATGCTTCTCTGCCTACTATCCGACAGAGGAGGAGTCATGACCAGCATGGCGCGGTACGACGTCGACGGGTTGCGGGGTGCGATGACCGGCGTCGTCGTCCTGCCCGGTGAAGCGGGCTTCGACGACGCCCGGTCGATCTGGAACGGCGCGATCGACCGCAAGCCGGCACTGATCGCACGATGCCGGACCGCGGGCGACGTGGCCGCCGCCGTCACCTTCGGCCGCGACAACAGCCTGGAGATCGCCGTCCGCGGAGGCGGACACGGCTTCGCCGGGACGGCGGTCTGTGACGACGGGCTCATGATCGACCTCTCGCTCCTGAACGGCGTGCGGGTCCACCCGGACGAACGCAGGGCGGTCGTCGGGGGCGGGGCGACCCTGGCGGACCTCGACGCCGCCACCCAGGCCCACGGTCTCGCCGTGACCGGCGGGGTCATCAGCCACACCGGCGTCGGCGGGCTGACCCTCGGTGGTGGCATGGGCTGGCTGACGGGGCGCTGCGGGCTCAGTCTCGACAACCTGGTCGGGGCACAGGTGGTGCTGGCCGACGGCCGCATCGTCCACGCCGCGGAGCGCGACCATGCCGACCTGTTCTGGGCACTACGCGGTGGCGGCGGCAACTTCGGCGTCGTCACCGAGTTCGAGTTCGCCCTGCACGAGGTCGGCCCGGAGGTGCATCTCGGGCTGCTGTTCTGGGGTCTCGATCAGGGCCGTGAGGCGCTCCGGGCGTGCCGGGACTCCATCCCTGGTCTGCCCGAGACCAGCGGCGTGCTCATCGCGGCGGCGATGGACGCGCCTGCGGCGCCGTTCGTCCCGCCGGAGCACCACTTCGCACCCGGTCACGCGCTGATGGTCGTCGGGTTCGACGGCGCGGAGGAGCACGACCGCTCGCTCGACGCCGTCCGCCGGGCATGCCCGCCGCTGTTCGAGTTCGTGACTCCCCTCCCGTACGTCGCGCTGCAGGGCATGCTGGACGACAGCGCACCGTGGGGGATTGGCGGCTACGAGAAGGCGCTCTACCTCGACGACCTGACGGATGACGCCGTCGACGTCCTCGCCACGCGAGCCGGGGAGAAGCGCTCGCCCCTGAGCTTCGCCCCCATCTTCGTGCTGGACGGCGCCTATGCGCGGGTCGGCGACGACGACACCGCGTACGGGGGCCGGCGAAGGCGGCAGTACGTCGTCAACCTCGCAGCGGTCGGCCCGGACCTCGCCGCACCGGCGGTCGACCGCGACTGGGTTCGGTCCCTCTGGGACGAGCTCAGGCCGCTGGCCGAAGACGGGGAGGCTACGTGAACTTCATGGCGGACGCGGACGCCGACCGGGTCCGCGCCAGCTACGGCGCCGCGAAGTACGAGCGGCTGGCGCACATCAAGGCCGAGTACGACCCGGGCAACCTGTTCCACCGCAACGCGAACATCAAGCCCGCCTGAGGTCGTGCGCGGAACCGTCGCCCCGGTGACGGTTTCCGTGCACCCGCTACTTGAACACCACGGTCTTGTTGCCGTGGACCAGTACTCGGTCCTCCAGGTGCCAGCGCAGGCCTCGGGCGAGCACGAGGCGCTCGATGTCCCGGCCCCGGCGGACCATGCTGTCCGGGGTGTCGCCGTGGTCCACCCGGATGACGTCCTGCTCGATGATCGGGCCGGCGTCGAGGTCCGCGGTGGCGTAGTGGCAGGTGGCGCCGATCAGCTTCACCCCGCGCGCGTACGCCTGGTGGTACGGCCGGGCGCCGGCGAACGACGGCAGGAAGCTGTGGTGGATGTTGATCGCGCGCCCGCCCCACTCCTCGCACAGGTGCGCGGGGAGGATCTGCATGAACCGGGCCAGGACGATCGCGTCCGGGGAGTGCGCGTCGACGAGCTTGCGGACCTCCTCGAACGCCGCGACCTTGCCCTGCTCGCGCTTCGGGTCCCGGACGCTCGGGAACGGCACGTGATGGAACGGCACGTCGTGCGCGCGCACGAGGTCCCCGAGCGAGTCGTGGTTGCCGATCACCGCGTCGAGGACGACGGGTAGTTCGCCCGCCTGGACCCTGCCGAGCAGGTCGTGCAGGCAGTGCGGCTCCTTGGTGACGAGCAGGACCGCGTGCTTCGGCACGCCCGTGTCCGTCACCTGCCACGTCGCCTCCGGGCCGAACTCGGCCGCGACCGCGGCGAAGCGGACGCGCAGCTCGTCGACGTCGAAGGGGACGGAGTCCGCACGGATCGCCTGGCGTGTGAAGAACCAGCCGTCCTGCGGTTCCGCGTGGTAGGCCGCCTCGACGATCCAGGCGCCGGCGTCCGCCAGGAATCCCGCGATCCGCGCGACGATGCCGGTGCGGTCAGGGCAGCTGAAGGTGATGACGTAGCGGCGGTCTCGTCCGGGTTCCACGAGGGAAAATCGTGCCACTGCCCTGATCGCGACCTACACGTCGGGTGCGGACCCGGGTCTACCCGCAGCCGCTCGAAGCGGAGCTCTCGCGTGCGTTCGACGTGCCGTCGTCGGCGATCGGCGGCGTGCTCACGGTGATCCGGCTGTGCTGCGCGCAGCCTCGTTCTGGCGAGGCTGCGCGCTCACAGGGAGTCGAGATAGGCGTGGGTGAACTCGGTCTCCATGGCGAGCAGGCGCTTGATCTGGTCCCCGACCGTCGCCTCGATCTTGCCGCCGATGATCGGGACGTTGACCTTGGTCTCGATGTGCACATCGAACGAGCTGCCCTCGGCCGCCGGGGCGAGCTTCATCGTCCCGTTCGCGCCGGCGGGCAGGCCGGGCAGCTGGACCTCCACCGTGCCGTCGTAGGAGCCGTCGCGCGCCGGCGTCCAGGTCTCCCGCCGCTCGACGACGATGTCGCCCTTGAGGAACGAGCGGACCACGCCCGGCAGGTCGTTCTCGTCGAGCCCGTGCTTGAGCCGGTAACGCACCCCCGACTCATCCGCGTCGTACTCCAGGATCTCGGCCCCCCGGCCGCCGATCTCCTTGAGCCGCCTGTTCAGGTAGTTCTGGTCGATCATGGCTGCGTAGACCGCGTCGACGGGGTGGGCGGACGTCGAGCGGTAGTCGATCGAGCGAGACATGGGCGGAGGCTACCGTCGTGGCCGTGCAGACACCCGTTCTCCCGGTGCCCCGCCCGGACGTGCCGCTCGCCCCGCTGACGACGCTGCGGCTCGGCGGCCCGGCCCGGCGCCTGGTCGAGGCCCCGTCCGCGGAGGCGGTGGTCGCGACGGTCCGCGCGGCGGACGCGGCGGGGGAGCCGGTGCTGGTCCTCGGCGGCGGGTCCAACGTGGTCGTCGCGGACTCGGGTGTCGAGGGCACGGTCGTGCTCGTCACCGGCACCGGGATCACCACCGAACGTCGCGACGACGGGGCGGTGCTGCTCACGGTCGAGGCGGGTGAGGACTGGGACGGGGTCGTCGCCGCCACTGTCGCCGACGGACTGGGCGGGCTGGAGTGTCTCTCCGGGATCCCCGGCCGGACGGGCGCGACGCCGGTGCAGAACGTCGGCGCGTACGGCGTGGAGATCGCCGAGCTCCTGGTCGACGTCGACCTCTACGACCGGCGCTCCGGCACCGTCCGCACGCACGTCCCGGCCGCGAGCCTGGGTCTGGCCTACCGCACCAGCGTGCTGAAGAACACGGACTCCGCGATCGTCCTGCGCGTGCGGTTCGCGCTGCCGGGCGGCGGGGAGAGCATGCCGATCCGCTATGCCGAGCTCGCCCGCACCCTCGGCGTCGAGCAGGGGTCCCGGGTGCCGGCCGGCGCCGCCCGCGAGGCCGTGCTGGCCCTGCGCCGGGGCAAGGGCATGGTCCTCGACGCCCGGGACCACGACACCTGGAGCGCGGGCTCCTTCTTCACCAACCCGATCCTCCGTGAGGGCACCGTGCCGGCGGCACCGGGCTGGCCGACGGGGGACGGCCTGGTCAAGCTGCCGGCAGCCTGGCTGATCCAGCACGCGGGGTTCGGCCGCGGCCACGCCGGGCCCGGCGGCCGGGTCGGGCTCTCCACGAAGCACGTCCTCGCGCTGACGAACCGGGGCGCCGGCCGGACCGAGGACCTGCTCGGGCTCGCCCGCGAGGTGCGGGACGGCGTGCGGGACGCGTTCGGGGTCGAGCTGCATCCCGAACCGGTGCTCGTCGGGTGCGCACTGTAGGGACACAACGTGACGATCGGCTCAGCACCACCCGAAAGGGAGAGCTGCGCCGGAATCGTCGAGGTGGCCGCGTAACCTCGCGACCCGATTCCCCCGACGCGCGCAACCTCGCCCGCCGCCCGGACGTCCATCACCTGGGGAGTCGGGCTCGTGGGGGAGAGAATGCGTCGTTTTCTGCTGATCCTGGCCGTGATCGCGGTCGGATCGCTCGGTGTGGTCACCGCGGCCACGGCAGCCGGCGGGAAGGGCGGTTCCACGCGCAGCGCCGCGCCGTCCCTGCTGGTGCCGGATGCGTCGGTGACCTATCACCCTGCCGCGGGGGCCGCGGACGTGAATCCGGCGTCACCGGTCTCGGTGACGGTCGAGGACGGCACCTTCGAGCAGGTCTCGCTCACCGATCCGGACGGCGACGTCGTCGCCGGCGCACTGAACGCCGAGAAGACCGTCTGGACGGCGAGCGAGCCGCTCGGCTACGGCACGGCCTACACGTGGACCGGGGTCGCGAGCGGCGCGGACGGCGTGCAGGTGCCCGTCCGGGGCGCCTTCCGCACCGTCGCGCCGAGCAAGGCCGTGCGCGGTGTGATCAATATCGGTGACGGCCGGACCGTCGGCATCGCGGCGCCGGTCGAGATCCAGTTCAACAGCCACGTCGAGGACCGGGCAGCGGTCGAGCGGGCGCTCGGCGTGCAGACGTCCACGCCCGTCGAGGGCGCCTGGGGCTGGCTGCCGGACGAGAACGGCGGCTCCCGCGTGCACTGGCGGCCGAAGCAGTACTGGCCGGCGAACACGGAGGTGACGGTCACCGCGAAGCTCTACGGCGTCGCCTACGGCGGCGGGGAGTACGGCGCGGCGGACATCGCCAGCACGTTCCGGATCGGCCGCGCGCAGATCGTGAAGGCGGACGCGCGGTCGTTCCAGATGGTCGTCGAGCGGGACGGGAAGCAGGTCGCGAGCTACCCGGCCAGCTACGGCCTCGCGTCGGACCCGAACCGCAACACCCGCTCGGGCGTCCATGTCGTCACCGAGAAGTTCACGGACAAGCGGATGATCAGCGCGCAGTACGGCTACGACGTCGTCGAGAAGTGGGCCGTGCGGATGAGCAACAACGGCGAGTTCATCCACGCCAACCCCGCCTCGACGGGCGCGCAGGGCTCGTCGAACGTCACCCACGGCTGCGTGAACCTGTCGATCGACAACGCGAAGGCCTATTACGACACCGCCCTGTACGGGGACCCGGTGGAGGTCACGGGCACCCCGGTCCAGCTCTCGTCGAAGGACGGGGACGTGTGGGACTGGACGCTGTCCTGGGACCGGTGGCGGACGCTCTCCGCCCTGTAGCTCCCGCTCGGCGCGATGGTTCCCGCTCGGCGAGGTCGGGTAGGGCTGAGGGCATGAGCGAGACCGACAGCAGTCAGGTGTCCGAGGAGCGCATCCGGACCCGCGCCGAGCCCTTGCCCGAGGAGCGGAGGGCGGAGATCCCCGGGGAGGACCACCGCGCCGAGGCCGAGGCGATCCTGGCCGAGTCCGAGGAGCGGGTGCAGGGCGCGGTCGCGGGCCGGGAGCCCCGGGACGGTGCGGACGAGCACCGGCGTTCGGAGGACACCGTCTGACCGATGTGGCCGGGCCGCCCGGCCCGGCCCCCGGTCAGCTCTCCCGGTAGGCGCGGCTCGCCGACGCCTGGGCCCGCGGCTTGAGGACGATCTGGTCCAGGTTCACGTGGGACGGCCGGGTCGCCGCGAACGTGATCACGTCCGCGACGTCCTCGGGTGTCAGCGGGGTGAGGCCCTTGTAGACGTCGTCCGCCTTCTCCTCGTCGCCGCCGAACCGGACCAGGGAGAACTCCGTCTCGACCATCCCGGGACAGATCTCGGTGAGCCGGACGGGCTCGCCCAGGAGCTCCCCGCGCAGCGTCCGGTGCAGCATCGCCTGGGCGTGCTTGGCGCCGGTGTAGCCCGCGCCGTTGTCGTAGGGCTCGAGCGCGGCGATCGAGGTGACGGTGACGATGTGCCCGTCGCCCGACGCGAGTAGCGCCGGGAGCAGACCCTTCGTCACCCGTAGCGTGCCGATCACGTTGACCTCGAACATCCAGCGCCAGTCGTCCTCGTCCGCCTCGGCGACCGGCTCGAGGCCCTTCGCGCCGCCCGCGTTGTTCACCAGCAGCCGACACTCGGGGACCGCGGCGACGAAGGCCGAGACGGAGTCGGGGTCCGTCACGTCGAGCCGCACCGCGGTGCCGTCGATCTCCCTGGCGATCTCGGCACACCGGTCCACCCGGCGGGCGCCGAGGACCACGTCGAAGCCGGCCCGGGCGAGTGCGCGGGCGGTGGCCGCACCGATACCGGAGCTGGCCCCGGTGACGACGGCGGTGGGACGGCCAGAATCGGTGGGCTCGCTCGCGGCGGTCATGCGGTGAGCCTAGGGTGATTCCCGCGCAGCTTCAGTCGAGCCCGCGCTGGGCCGTCCGCGACCCCCGCCGCGCCGCGGCCCGTTGCCAGCTGAAGACACCCCAGCCGAGGGTGCCGAGCAGTGCTCCCGCGACGCAGGTGGCGAAGTCGACGCCGAGCGGGCGGCCCACGGCGAGGTGCGCCGCCAGCAGCACGACCACGCCGACGACCCACAGCGCGGTGCCGGCGCCGACGACGACGCGGATGTCGTCCAGGCGGCGCGAGATCGGGGGCGGGTCGATCACGGCGTCAGCCTACCCGGGCTCGGCCGAGCCCCGCCCGAGATGGGACGGTGTGCGCGTGATCGAGCGATTCTTCCGGCTCGCCGAACGCGGTTCCACGGTTCCCAGGGAGCTCCGCGGCGGCCTCGTCACCTTCGTGACGATGTCCTACATCATCGTGCTGAACCCGTTGATCCTCGGCAGCTTCTCGGCCTCGGATCCGGGGGCCAAGACCGACGCGCTGGGCGCGATCCTGCCGGTCCCGCAGGTCGCGGCCGTCACCGCACTCGTCGCCGGCCTGATGACGATCCTGTTCGGACTCGTCGCCAACCTCCCGTTCGCGATCGCCACCGGCCTGGGCATCAACACCCTGCTCGCGGTCACGATCGCCCCGCTGATGAGCTGGCCCGAGGCGATGGGCCTCGTCGTCATCGACGGCGTGGTGATCGTGCTGCTGGCCCTCTCCGGCTTCCGGACGGCGGTGTTCAACGCCGTCCCGGCCGAGCTCAAGACGGCCATCGCGGTGGGCATCGGGTTGTTCATCGCGCTGATCGGGCTGGTCGACGCCGGCTTCGTCACCCGGCTGCCGGACGCCGCGAACACGACGGTCCCCGTCGGGCTCGGGATCGGCGGCTCGATCGGGTCCTGGCCCACGTTCGTCTTCGTGATCGGCCTGCTGATCACCGGCGTGCTCGTCGCCCGCGGAGTGCGGGCCGGGATCCTGGTCGGGGTCCTCGTCACGACCGCGATCGCGATCATCGTCGAGTCGATCGCGCACGTCGGATCGGCCGCGACGAACCCGAAGGGCTGGTCCCTGGCCGTGCCGACGCTCCCGAACCGCATCGTCGAGCTGCCGGACCTCTCGCTCGTCGGCAACGTGTCGTTGGGTGCGTTCACCCGGCTGGACACCCTGACGGTGGTCCTGCTCGTCTTCACGCTGGTGCTGGCGAACTTCTTCGACGCGATGGGCACCATGGCCGGCCTCGGCCGGCAGGCCGGGCTCGTCGGCCGGGACGGGCAGTTGCCGAACATCGGCCGGGCGCTGGTCATCGAGGGGACCGGGGCGATCGCGGGTGGCGCGGCGTCCGCGTCGTCGAACACCGTCTTCGTCGAGTCCGCCTCCGGTATCGCCGAGGGCGCACGGACCGGGCTCGCCAACATCGTCACCGGGCTGCTGTTCCTGGCGGCGATGTTCTTCACGCCGCTCTACTCCATCGTCCCGGTGGAGGCGGCGGCCCCGGCGCTGGTGATCGTCGGGGCGTTGATGTTCCGTCAGGTCGCGGAGATCGACCTGACGGAGCTGCGGTCGGCGATACCGGCGTTCCTCACAATCGTCGTCATGCCGTTCACGTACTCGATCGCCAACGGCATCGGTGCGGGCTTCATCAGCTACGTCGTGCTGGCGGCGGCGACCGGCGGGGCACGCAAGGTGCATCCGCTGATGTGGGTGGTCGCGATCGCGTTCGTGGGCTACTTCGCAGTCGGGCCGATTCGCTCGCTGGCCGGAGGGTAGTTGTAGTAACCTAAGTAAATCGTGAGTGCTGTCGTCGAAACCCCGGGTCCTGCTCCGTCGACGTCCGCCGAGTCCCCTCCCGGCATGTTCGCCTCCCTGCGCGTGCCCAACTACCGGCTCTACGCCGGCGGGCAGATCGTCTCGCTCGTCGGGACGTGGATGCAGCGGATCGCGCAGGACTGGCTGGTCCTCGACCTCACCGGCGGCAGCGCCACGGCGCTGGGGATCGCGGCGGCGCTGCAGTTCGCGCCGACCCTGCTGCTCTCGCTGTGGGGCGGCGTGCTGGCGGACCGGGTGGACAAGCGCCGCGCCCTGATCCTGCTGCAGATCGCGATGGGGCTCTGCGCGCTCGCGCTGGGAGCCACGGTGGTGACGGGCGTCGTCGCGCTGTGGCAGGTCTATCTGCTGTGTGCGCTGCTCGGCTGCTTCTCGGCGCTCGATGTGCCGGTCCGCCAGTCCTTCGTCTCGGAGATGGTGGGCCCGGCGCAGCTCGGCAACGCGGTCGCGCTCAACTCGCTGACGTTCAACCTAGCCCGGATCGCGGGGCCCGCGGCGGCCGGTGCGCTGATCGTCGCGGTCGGCACCGGCTGGGTGTTCCTGATCAACGCGGCGAGCTTCGCCGGCGTCGTCACCGGGCTGGCGCTGATGCGCACGGACCGGCTGTTCCGGTCCGATCCCGTGCCCCGCGCCCCGCACCAGCTGCGCGACGGCCTGGCGTACGTCCGGCGCCGGCCGGAGATGGTCGCGGTGCTGGTGCTGGTCTTCCTGGTCTCGACCTTCGGGATCAACTTCTTCATGACCCTCGCGATCGTCGCGCGCAACGTCTTCCACCGCGATGCCCAGGGCTACGGCCTGCTGACGACGCTGCTGGCAGTGGGGTCGGTGATCGGGGCGACGTTCGCCGCGCGGCGGTCCGGGCGGCCGCGGATCCGGCTCGTCGCGGCGTCCGGGCTGGCGTTCGGTGTCCTGCTGGTGGCGGCAGGGCTGATGCCGACATACCTCAGCACCGGGATCGCGCTCGTCCCGGTGGGGCTCGCGGCGCTGACCTTCACGACGGCGGCGAACTCGGCGGTGCAGCTCTCGGCCGAGCCGGCGATGCGCGGGCGGGTGATGGGGCTCTACATGCTGCTGTTCCTCGGCGGGACGCCGCTCGGCGGACCGTTGCTGGGGGTGCTGGCCGAGCGCTTCGGCGGCCGCGCACCGCTGGTCGTCGGCGGGGTGGTGACCGTGGTGTCCGTGCTGGTCGTCGCGCTGGTCCTGGCCCGCCGGATGCAGCCGGCGCCCCTGACCCGGTTCAGGACCACCCGATCCGGGACGTTGACCGCGCAGGAAGGGTAGGCTAACTTCAGTCACGTCGCTTCGTGGTGGGAGCGGCGCGTCAGTTCGGGAAGGATCAGGGCCTCTGCCTGCAGGCAGGGGCCCTGATCCGTGCCTGGATGGTTCGGTGGCCGGCATCCCATGCGGCTCGGTGGGTTCAGCGTCGGCGGGTGAGGGCGACACCGGTGAGGGCCAGGACGCCGCCGGCCAGGGCGAGGGCGGGCGGGGCCTCGCCGAGGAGGAGCGCGGCCATGGCGATCGTGATCGGCGGGACGAGGTAGGTGGTGACGCCCAGCCGTCCCGCGTCCATCCTCGCCAGGGCGTAGGCCCAGGTGCTGAACGCGAGGGCGGTCGGGACCAGGCCGAGGTAGACCATGCCCGCCGTCGCCCCGGCCGGGGCGCTCGCCAGGTCCCGCACGAGGCCGCCCGCGTACGGCAGGCACGCGAGCATGCCGATCGTGCAGGCCAGGAAGGTCACCTGCAGGCCCGGGAGGCGGCGCAGGACGGGTTTCTGCGCCAGCACCCCGATCGCGTACGTCACCGCCGCGACGACGCACAGCAGCGCGCCCACGAGATCGGTGGTGTCTCCCGTCGCGGTCGCCGCTCCGATCAGGACGACCCCGGCGAACGCGACCGCCGCGCCGATCACCAGCCAGCGCGGGAACCCTTCGCCGAGCAGCACGCCGGCGAACAGCGCGATCAGGATCGGGCCGATGTTCACGAGCATGGCCGTCGTGCCGGCGTCCACGCGTTGCTCCGCGGCGTTCAGTGCGACGTTGTAGACGGCGAACCAGGCCAGGCCGCAGAGCAGCAGGAGCGCCCACTCGCGGTGCGTCGGAGCGACCCAGTTCCGGCGGGCCAGCAGCAGGAGGCCGAGTGCGACGGTCCCGACGGCGAGGCGGCCGAGGGCGAGCGATCCGGGCTCGAACGCCCGGCCGACGTAACGGATCGCCACGAAGGCCGACGCCCAGGCGA is a window of Pseudonocardia sp. T1-2H DNA encoding:
- a CDS encoding DMT family transporter, giving the protein MTAPALASRYRWSALAAVTITVLAWASAFVAIRYVGRAFEPGSLALGRLAVGTVALGLLLLARRNWVAPTHREWALLLLCGLAWFAVYNVALNAAEQRVDAGTTAMLVNIGPILIALFAGVLLGEGFPRWLVIGAAVAFAGVVLIGAATATGDTTDLVGALLCVVAAVTYAIGVLAQKPVLRRLPGLQVTFLACTIGMLACLPYAGGLVRDLASAPAGATAGMVYLGLVPTALAFSTWAYALARMDAGRLGVTTYLVPPITIAMAALLLGEAPPALALAGGVLALTGVALTRRR
- a CDS encoding MFS transporter; the encoded protein is MFASLRVPNYRLYAGGQIVSLVGTWMQRIAQDWLVLDLTGGSATALGIAAALQFAPTLLLSLWGGVLADRVDKRRALILLQIAMGLCALALGATVVTGVVALWQVYLLCALLGCFSALDVPVRQSFVSEMVGPAQLGNAVALNSLTFNLARIAGPAAAGALIVAVGTGWVFLINAASFAGVVTGLALMRTDRLFRSDPVPRAPHQLRDGLAYVRRRPEMVAVLVLVFLVSTFGINFFMTLAIVARNVFHRDAQGYGLLTTLLAVGSVIGATFAARRSGRPRIRLVAASGLAFGVLLVAAGLMPTYLSTGIALVPVGLAALTFTTAANSAVQLSAEPAMRGRVMGLYMLLFLGGTPLGGPLLGVLAERFGGRAPLVVGGVVTVVSVLVVALVLARRMQPAPLTRFRTTRSGTLTAQEG